The genomic stretch CAAGGGCATCCGCACCGGCATCGCTGCCGAGCGGTTCGGCGGTCAGGTGCTGGACACCATGGCGATCGAGAACTTCATCTCGGTGCCCCATACGGAGGGCCCCAAACTGGTCGCCCATCTGGAACAGCATGTCCGCGAATATGAGGTGGACCTGATGAACCTGCAGAAGGCGGCCAAGCTGATCCCCGCCAAGGTTTCCGGCGGGCTGCACGAGGTGGTGCTGGAGAACGGAGCCAGTCTGAAATCGCGCACGGTTATCCTGGCCACCGGCGCCCGTTGGCGCCAGATGAACGTACCGGGCGAGGACCAGTACAAGAACAAGGGCGTGGCCTATTGCCCGCACTGCGACGGGCCGCTGTACAAGGGCAAGCGGGTGGCGGTGATTGGCGGCGGCAACTCGGGCGTCGAGGCGGCCATCGATCTGGCGGGCATCGTGGCCCATGTGACCCTGATCGAATATGACAGTGATCTGCGCGCCGATGCGGTGCTGCAACGCAAGCTGGCGACCCTGCCTAACGTGCGGATCGTCACCTCGGCCCTGACGACCGAGGTGCGCGGCGACGGCGAGAAGGTGACGGGCCTGTTCTACAAGGACCGCAATTCGGACGCCCATCATCATGTCGACCTGGAAGGCGTCTTCGTTCAGATCGGCCTGATCCCGAACACCGAATGGCTGCACGGCGCCGTGGGTCTGACGCCGCGCGGCGAGATCGAGGTGGATCACCGGGGCGAGACGTCTCAGCCGGGCATCTTCGGCGCGGGCGATGTGACGACCGTGCCCTACAAGCAGATCGTGGTGGCGATGGGCGAGGGCTCCAAGGCGGGGCTGGCGGCCTTCGACTATATGATCCGCACCGTGCCGGCGAAGGAAGAGGTGGTGGCGGCCTGATTGTCAGGCCGGCCTGTCGCTTAGGGCTGAACGCTCAGGCGTTACTTCAGGGCGACCAGGTCGAAGACCCAGCAGAAGACCAGCAGCAGGACGAGGCCTTGTGCGAACAGGCCGCCCAGGCCTGGCGCACTGCCGGCCTGTGATCCGCCCGCGTAGGCTTCACGGGGCTGGGTCTCGGTGCGGGGCCGCGTTTGCGGACCGTCGGAGATGGCGCGCGGTGCGTCGTAGCGCCTCGTGCAGCTGTGCTCGTCGTCGTTCACTCGCCCCGCTCCCACGCCTGAGTGTCTTCCCATCGACCCGATGCTGGCCGATGAAGCTTAAAGCGCAGGTATAGAGATTGGGTTAGCGCCGGTTTGCCATACCCAAATCGGGCGGGTTCCGGGGGCTATCGGTCCATGAAGGCGGCGACGGCGGCGTAGCTGTCGGCGATATGGTGGGCGCCGCGCGCGACAAGGCGGTCGGCGTGGCCGTCGCGGATATGGCCGCCGGCGGTCAGGCCGACCACCGTCATGCCGGCCGCGACCCCGGCGGTGACGCCCGCCTCGCTGTCTTCGATCACCAGGGTGCGGGCCGGATCGACGCCCATGGTGTCGGCGGCGTGCAGGAAGATGTCGGGGTGAGGCTTGCCGCGCTCGACCACCAGGCCGGTGAAGACGGCGCCGTCGAAATGATCGGTCAGGCCGAACAGGTCCAGGCCGACGCCGATCCAGTCGGGGCCGCTGGACGAGGCGATGCAACGCGCCTCGGACCGGGCGGCGACGAAATCGATCATGCCGGGGACGGGCTTGAGGTGGATCGGCGCACGGGCGCGGCAGGTGGCGAACCAGGTGGTGTGGAAATCCTCGGGGCAGGGCCGGCCCAGGGCGGCTTCGACGGCGGGCCGGTTGTCGCGCCAGCGCTTGCCCGTATAGGCGGCCAGGACGTCGTCCAGGCTGGTGGGCAGGCCGATGGCGGTCAGCTGTTCGGCCATGACGGTGCTGTTCAGCACCTCGCTGTCGGCGACGACGCCGTCATAGTCGAAGATGATCAGGTCGTAGGGCATGCGGCGGCTCAGGATGGGGAGCCGGCCTTCTCCGCGACCTTTGCGGCGTCCCAGAGGCGGTCCATCTCCTCCAGCGTCGATTGGTCGGGCGTGCGGCCGGACTTGGCCAGTTCGGACTCGATGAAGCCGAAGCGGCGAACGAATTTGGCGTTGGTGGCGCGGAGCGCATCCTCGGGTTCGACGTCCAGCTTGCGGGCCAGGTTGGCGACGACGAACAGCAGGTCGCCCAGCTCCTCGCGCGCCTTGGCCATGTCGCCGGCGGCGATCTCGACGCGCAGTTCCGCCACTTCTTCGGCCAGCTTGTCGAACACCTCGTCGGTCGAGGGCCAGTCGAAGCCGACGCGGCCGGCGCGTTTGGTCAGTTTGGCGGCGCGGGTCAGGGCAGGCAGGCCGACCGGGACGTCGTCGAGGACGCCGGGCTTTTTCCGATCCTTGCGCTCGGCGGCCTTGATGACCTCCCAGGCGACGGTCTGTTCCTTGGAGGATCGCTGGGCCTCATCGCCGAAGACGTGGGGATGGCGGCGTTCCAGCTTGTCGGCGATGGCCGTGACTACGTCGTCGAAGGCGAATAGGCCCTGTTCCTCGGCCATGCGGGCGTGGAAGACGACCTGGAACAGCAGGTCGCCCAGTTCGCCCTTCAGCTCGTTCAGGTCGTTGCGCTCGATGGCGTCGGCGACCTCGTAGGCCTCTTCGATGGTGTAGGGGGCGATGGTGGCGAAGGTCTGCTCCACGTCCCAGGGGCAGCCGCCGTCGGGGTCGCGCAGCCGCTCCATGACGCCGAGCAGGCGGTCGATGGGCCTCACGCCTGCGCCTCGGCGTCGCGGGCGTCGAGGGCCTGGCGGATCTCGTTGTGACGCGCCGCCGTCAGCGGATAATTCTTCAGCACCCAGCCGGCCAGGACCAACAGTACGCCGGGGACCAGGATGAAGAGGATCTGGAGCGTGAGCAGGGCGACGTCGCTGTTGCCGTCCGGGCCGGGTACGGCGCGGAAGCCGACCCACTGGAGGATCAGATAGGGCGCCAGGGCGACCACGTGGCCGATCTTGGTCGTGGCCGAGAGGATGGACAGCATCAGGCCGGTGCGGTCGACGCCGGTCTCGAACCGCTCCTGGTCGCCGGCGTCGGCCATCATGGCGCGGGTCAGGAACAGGCCGGCGGCATAGGGCAGGCCGGCGATGAACATGACCACGGCGGTCAGGGCGAAATTGCCGCCGGGAACCAGGGTGGCGCCGACATAGAGGACGGCCGAGACGATGCTGGCGACCGCCAGGCCCCGGTCCTTGCCGACCCGGGTCGCGAACCAGGCCCAGAAAGGCGCGCCGCACAGGCCGGCGATGAAATAGACCAGCATGAACAGGCCGGCCTCGGTGTGGTCGTAGCCGCGGACCTGGCCGAAGAAGAAGAACAGCAGCGAGCCGGTGATGCCCGGCGCCACGCCCAGCAGCAGGTCCGAGATCAGCAGTTTCTGCACCACGGGCTTCTTCAGCAGGGCCAGATAGGCGCCGAGACTGCCGTGCGGCGGGTCGCCCTGGGTCACGGGCTCGGGCACGGCGACCATGGCTAGGCCGATGGTGACCGGCAGGGCGATGATGATGCCCCAGCCCATGATGCGCACGCCGTCGGCGTAGTCGCCGACGCCCGTCTTCACCACGATGGTCGGCAGGACCAGGATCAGCACCACGCCGATGATGTTGAACACCTGCCACCAGCCATAGACACGGCTGCGCTGATCATACTGGGGCGCGAGGACGGCGGCCCAACCGAGCTGGCCCAGGGTGCCGATCGAGAAGCCCAGGTAGAGGAACAGCAGCCAGCCGAACAGATAGGCGGGCGGGGCGCCGGGCTGGACCACCACGAACATCATGAAGGCCGCCAGCATCAGCATGGGCGTCGAAAGCGCCATCCAGGGGCGGTAGCGACCGAACCGGGTCTTGGTCCTGTCCATGCCCCAGCCGAGGAAGGGGTCGAAGACGATGTCGATCAGGCGCACCGCCATGAAGACGGCCGCGACCACCCCCAACTCCAGCCCCACATAGGTGGCGTAGAACTCCGGCAGGGTGACGGGCAGGGCCACGCCGAAGGCCGCCAGCGGTAGGCAGGGGCCGGAAAAGGCGGCGAGCACGGCGTTGGAGCGACGGGGCGCGGCGGCGGCGGTCATGCGGCGGGTCCGAGGACAGCCCGGATGAGTCGGGCCGACGCAAGATTGCAGGTTTGGGCGTGGGAGCGGAGTCGGATTGTGCGTCCCTCCCTGCGCGCGAAGGCGCGGGGGAGGACAGGTGGGAGCGAACGCCAGGAGGGGGCGACTCGCTGTTTGACGCCGAGCCGGCCATCACCGCCGCCGGAGTCGCCCCCTCCTGATCGCTGCGCGATCTGTCCTCCCCGTCGGCCTTCGCCGACAGGGAGGTGAAGTTCGGCGCTTGCTCCATCGGCCGGCTTGGGGCTTGCTGTCGCCATGTGGCGAAGTCTTCTCGCGTTTCTGACGATCTGGGCGGTCCTGGCCTGCGCTGGCGGGGCGCGTGCTGCGGGGCCGTGCCACACCAACGCCGATGTCTGGGGCGACGAGGCCCTGGTCAACGCGGGCTCGGCCTATGGGATGGAGTGGGCGCCGTTCGGGGCGATCGAGTACGGCTGGATGGCCTATGCGCCCCTGATCCAGCAGGAGCTGCACACGCGGTGCGGACCCGGCACGCCGATCTTCGCCTCGCAACTGGCGGGGTTCCAGCAGACCCATGGCCTGGCGCCGACCGGCCTGTTCGACGCCGCGACCTTTCAGGTGTTGCGCGGCCTGTGGCAGGAGCGGCGGCCGTTCGTCATTGCGCGGGCCCGAGGGGAATGTCCCGATCCGCCGCCGATCAACCAGTTGGGCTATTTGGTTGCGTCCGAGGAACACGCCGACCGGTTGACCCGGCTGCTGCGTCGGGACGTGCTGGACGCCTATCGCCGTCTGGTCGCCGCCGCGCGTGCCGAGGTTCCCGAGGTCGCCGCCGATCCGGAACTGCTACAGATCTTCTCGGGCTTCCGCGATCCTGAGGCCGACGCGGCCCGCTGCGCGCAACAGGGCAATTGCGACGGTCTGCGCCGGGCGGTCTGTTCGCCGCACCGGACCGGCACGGCGGTCGATCTGTACGTCGGTCAGGCGCCGGGCCGGGGCGTCGATTCGACGGCGACGGCCAGCCGGGAGGTCATGGCGCGCGGGGCGACCTATCGCTGGCTGGTCGCCAACGCCGGTCGGTTCGGCTTCGTCCCCTATGTCTATGAGCCCTGGCACTGGGAGTATGTGCGCCCCTGGGATCCGGCGTTCGCGCCCTGAACATCCAGCAAATTTCATGAAGCCAATCGCTCGTTCACGCGCTGAAGCGTGAGGGGGGCTTGCGCCAAGCCATGCGGCGCGCCAGATTAGCAATGGTCGTTGTTGCTGATGGTGGCCCGGTCACCCAATGGAGTTCTTCTGATGCCCAAGATTCTCGTCCTTTATCATTCCACCTACGGCCATATCGAAGCCATGGCGGAAGCGGTCGCCGAGGGCGCGCGGCAGGTCGAGGGCGCCGTTGTCGATATCAAGCGCGTACCGGAACTGGTGCCCGACGAACTGGCCAAGGCGTCCGGCTACAAGCTGGATCAGGCGGCCCCCATCGCCACGGTCGAGGATCTGGCGAACTATGACGCGATCATCATCGGCGCCGGCACGCGTTTCGGCACCGTCGCCTCGCAGATGCGGAACTTCCTGGATCAGACCGGCGGCCTTTGGTTCAACGGCGCCCTGGTCGGCAAGGTCGGCGGCGCCTTCACTTCGACGGCGACCCAGCACGGCGGCCAGGAAACGACGCTGATCGGCCTCGTCCAGACCCTGATGCACCATGGATTGATCGTCGTGGGCCTGCCCTATGCCTTCCAAGGACAGATGAACATGGACGAGATCACCGGCGGCAGCCCCTATGGCGCCACCACCCTGACCAAGGGCGACGGTTCGCGGATGCCCAGCGAGAACGAATTGGACGGCGCCCGTTTCCAAGGTCGTCACATCGCCGAGATCGCCAAGAAGCAGTTCGGCTGATCCGATGCGCCAGCCTGCAGTCTTCTTCGGTCACGGTTCGCCGATGAACGCCCTGGGCGGTCCCTATGGGGCCGCCTGGCGCGACCTGGGCGAGGCTCTGGGCAAGCCCCGTGGCGTGGTCATGATCTCCGCCCACTGGGAGACGCGCGGCCTGGGCGTCACCGCGCAGGAACGACCCGAAACCATCCATGATTTCGGTGGCTTCCCGCGTGAACTTCATGAGATGCAATATTCCGCGCCCGGCTCGCCTGAACTGGCGGCCCGGGTCGCGGACCTGACCGGCGCGATCCAGACGCAGCAATGGGGTCTGGATCACGGGACCTGGTCGGTGCTGTGCCATGTCTGGCCGGACGCCGATGTGCCGGTGGTGCAGCTGTCGCTGAACCGGGCGCTGACGGCGCGCCAGCATTACGAACTGGCCAAGGCCCTGCGGCCGCTGCGAGACGAGGGGATCGTGATCGCGGGTTCGGGCGACTTCGTCCACAATCTGCGGACCTGGAAGCGCGAAGACGGGGCCGAGCCCTATGCCTGGGCGACCGGCTTCAACGAGGCGGTGAAGGCGGCGTTCGAGAGAGGCGACCACGAGGCCTTGATTGACTGGGTCGGTCTGGCCGAGGACGCCCAACTGAGCGTGCCGACCGACGAACACTATCTGCCGGTGCTGTATGTCGCGGCCCAGCAGGCGCCGGGCGAGCCGGTGAGCTTCTTCAATGACAGGATCGACGGCGGCTCGATTTCGATGACGGGGGTCAGGGTGGGGTGACTGCGACCTCCCTGTTCGCGAAGGCGAACGGGGAGGACCGGCGCGCCCTGCGCGCCAGGTGGGGGCGACTCGGCGCCAAGTTTGAGTTGTGCAATGCTCCCGTCATGGCTGACGGCTTGAGCTTCACACGAGCAAAGGCGTTTCGGAAGGCGTTGACGCCGCCGGAATTTCGGCTGTGGCAGGCGCTGCGTCGAAACAGCCTCGGCAAGTGCAAATTCCGCCGTCAGCATCCGATAGGGCCTTACATTCTCGACTTCTATTGCGCGGCGGCGAAGCTGGCCATCGAGGTCGATGGCGCGGTCCATAACGAGCCGGCGCAGATTACGCATGATCGTCGGCGGACTGCTTGGCTCCACGAGCGCGGCGTTCGCGTGGTGCGGTTGAGCGCCGTGAGCGTGATCCGGGATCAGGCGGCTGTGGTCGATTTTATCTATGATTTGGTGCGCTCGCGTTTGGCGGCGGAGTCGCCCCCTCCTGACCGCTGACGCGGTCTGTCCTCCCCGTTCGCCTTCGCGAACGGGGAGGTGGTCCTTGATTTCACGCGCTTTCGACCATCTTCTGGATCGCCACATAGTCGGTCTTGCCGCTGCCCAGCACAGGGACTTCGGCAACCTTGACGATCTTCTTCGGCACGATCAGTTCGGGTGCGCCGTTCAGGCGGGCCCATTCGGCCAGGGGGGCGACCTCGGCCGCGGCGTGGTCGGTGACCAGGACCAGTTTTTCGCCCTTGCGGGTGTCGGGAATGGAGACGACGGCGTGGCGCTGGTCCGGCCAGACCGCGCCGGCGATGCCCTCGACCGCCGTCAGGGAGACCATTTCGCCGCCGATCTTGGCGAAGCGTTTGGCGCGGCCCTTGATGGTGATGTAGCCCTCGGCGTCGATATCGACGATGTCGCCGGTGTCCAGCCAGCCGTCCTCGACCGGCGACCATTCCAGCGGCTCGGCCGAGGTGACATAGCCGCTCATGACATTGGGGCCGCGCAGGAACAGGCGGCCGCCGTCGGCGATGCCTTCGACCGGCTCCAGCTTCCAGTCCAGGCCAGGCAGGATCTGGCCGACCGTGCCGGGGGCGTTGCGATCCGGGTGGTTGACGGCGACGACCGGCGAGGCCTCGGTCGCGCCGTAGCCTTCCAGCAGTTCGACGCCGCCGAACTTGGTGTTGAACAGGTTGCGGGTCTCCTCGCGCACCTTTTCGGCGCCCGCGACGACGAATTTCAGCGTCGAGAAATCCTCCGCCTCGGCGACGCGGCCGTACTGGTTCAGGAAGGTGTCGGTCGCGAACAGGACCGAGGCCTTCACCTGGGGCAGCAGGTCGGTGATCTGTTTGGCGTGGAGCGGCGACGGATACTGGAAGGCCTTCAGCCCCTGAAGCAGGGGCAGGATGACCCCGCCGGTCAGGCCGAAACAGTGGAAGGTCGGCAGGGGATTGAACATCACCCATTCCGGCAGCAGGTCGATATGGGCTGCGGCCTGACGGGCGTTGGCGACCAGGTTGCGTTGGCTCAGCACCACGCCCTTGGGCGTGCCGAAGCTGCCGGAAGTGAACAACACGACGCCGGGCGAGTCCGGATCGGTCTTGACGCGGAACCGCTTGGGCGCGGCGCCGGCGACGAGCCCGTACAGCTTGTCCGGCAGGCCGATGGTCTTGCGCACATCATCCAGCCAGACGACCTCGGCCACCGTCTTCAGCTCGACGATCAGGTCGTCCAGCTTGGCCTGGTCGATGAAGCGTTTGGCGGTCAGGATCTTTTTGACGCCCGAGGCCTGGATGGCGGCCTTCAGATTGGCCTCGCCGGCGGTGAAGTTCAGCATGACCGGCACACGGCCATGCGCGTGCAGGCCGAAGAAGGTGACGACCACCCCCATCGACGACGGCAGCAGGATGGCGACCCGCTCGCCCAACTGGGTCATGTTCGCGATCTTGCGGCCCAGGACGAAGGCCGCGCGGATCAGGCCGGTGTAGGTGAGGGGATGGCGATCCTGGTCCTCCAGGATCTCCTTGTCCCCGAACCGGGCGCGCGCGTCGATCAGCGCGTCGATCAGCGAGGTGTCGTACAGCGAGGGATCCAGGGCCTGGCGCAAACGCGTCTCCTGCGGAGGGCGCGAAAGGCCCTCTCTGTTGTCGGGCGTCCGTCAATAATGACGCAACGGCGTCTTGAAAAGATGCGTAACGTCGCGTGAGTTCCTAAGCCCGCCCTCGGTCGAGCCATCATCTGTAACCGGCCGTGGCTTGCCATTGGACGCCGGAAGGCCGAAATACCGGCCATGGTCACCCTGATCGACACCCTTCAGCGCAAGCCGTCGGAGCTGCGCCACCCGGAAAAGCAGAACCGGCCGGAGTCGGTCGTTCTGAAAAAGCCCGACTGGCTGCGCGTCAAGGCGCCTGGCTCGGGCCAGTATAACGCCACCAAGGACATCGTCCGCTCCAAGGGACTGCACACGGTCTGCGAAGAGGCGGCCTGCCCGAACATCGGCGAGTGCTGGAGCCAAAAGCACGCCACCCTGATGATCATGGGCGACACTTGCACGCGGGCCTGCGCCTTCTGCAACGTCAAGACGGGTCTGCCCCAGCCGCTGGACCCGGAAGAGCCGGGCAAGGTCGGGCTGGCTGTCCAGCAGATGGGTCTGAACCATGTGGTCATCACCTCGGTCGATCGCGACGATGTCGCGGACGGCGGGGCGGCCCACTTCGCCGAGGTGGTGCGCCAGATCCGCATCCAGGCGCCGAACACCACCATAGAGATCCTGACGCCCGACTTCCTGCGCAAGGACGGGGCGGCGGCGGTGATGATCGACGCCAAGCCGGACGTGTTCAACCACAACCTCGAAACCGTGCCGCGCCTGTATCTGAAGATCCGGCCCGGCGCGCGCTACTTCCACAGTCTGCGCCTGTTGCAGATGGTCAAGGAACGCGACCCGGAACAGTTCACCAAGTCCGGCATCATGGTCGGCCTGGGCGAGACCAAGGAAGAGGTCATGCAGGTGATGGACGATATGCGGTCCGCCGGCGTCGACTTCATCACCATCGGCCAATATCTGCAGCCGACGCGCAAACACGCCGCCATCGACCGGTTCGTCACGCCGGAAGAGTTCAAGGCCTATGAGGCGATCGCCCGGGCCAAGGGCTTCCTGATGGTCTCGTCGTCGCCACTGACGCGTTCGTCGCACCACGCCGGCGACGATTTCGCCCGGCTGAAGGCCGCGCGCGAGGCGCAGCTGCGCCGCTAAGGTTCGAATGGCCGTCCACCGCGTAACGCGCATCCTTCCGTATGCGCCTGAACAGCTTGCCGATCTGGTCGCCGACGTGCGCGCCTATCCCGACTTCGTGCCGTGGGTGACGACGATGCGCGTGTCGAACCAACGGGCTGAAGCCGAGGGCGTCACCGTCCTGGACGCCGAAGCCGGGGTCGGGTTCGCCTTCCTGAAGGAACGGTTCTCCACCTGGGTCCGGCATGACCGCAACGCGCCCAAAGTCGAGGTCGGCTTGCTGCGCGGGCCGTTCAAGCACCTGAAGAATCGGTGGGAGTTTTTCCCCCATCCCGATGGTGCGCGGCTGGAGTTCATGATCGACTTCGCCTTCAAATCACGCATGCTGGATATGATGCTGTCGGCGAATTTCGACCGGGCGGTCGAAAAGCTGATCGGCTGTTTCGAGGCCGAGGCGCAGCGGAGGTACGGCGGCCGATGAGTTTTGATTTCGATGCGACCGTCGTGGGCGCCGGGGCCGTTGGCCTGGCCTGCGGTCGGGCGTTGTCGAAACGGGGCCTGACGGTGCTGATGCTGGAGAAGGAAGGCCATATCGGTCAGGGCGTCTCGTCGCGCAATTCCGAGGTCATTCACGGCGGCCTCTATTATCCGACCGGATCGCTGAAGGCGCAGTTCTGCGTCGAGGGGCGGCGGGCGCTTTATGACTTCCTGGCCAGTCACAAGATCGATCACTGGAAGTGTGGCAAGTTGGTCGTGGCGACGGAATCCGACGAGGTCGAACGGGTCGAGGCCATCTTCGAACAGGCGACGGCCAACGGGGTCGAGGGGCTGGCGCACCTGACCGGCGCCCAGGCGCGGGCGCTGGAGCCCGAGCTGAAGGCCCACGCCGCCATCCTGTCGCCCGAGAGCGGCCTGTTCGACAGTCACGGCTATATGCTGGCCTTGCAGGGTGAGATCGAGGACGCGGGCGGATCGGTGGTGGTCTCGGCCCCGTTCGAAGGCGCAGAGCCCCTGCCGGGCGGCGGCTTCACGATCCGCGTGGGCGGGGAGGGGGCGATGGCGGTCACCAGCCGCCTGCTGGTCACGGCGCCCGGCCTGTCCGCGCAAGCGGTGGCGGCGGCTGTCGAGGGTTATCCGGCCGGCGACATTCCGGCGGGCCATTTCGGCAAGGGGATCTATTTCCGCCTGGTCGGCAAGGCGCCGTTCGACCGACTGATCTATCCGCCGCCCATCCCCGGCGCCCTGGGCACCCATTATCGCAAGGATCTGGGCGGGCAGGCCGTGTTCGGGCCAGACCTGGCCTATGTCGAGACCGAGGACTATTCGGTCGATCCAGCCAAGGCGGATGAATTCGCGACCTATATCCGCCGCTTCTGGCCGGGCCTGCCCGACGGCGCCCTGACGCCCGATTACGCGGGGATTCGGCCCAAGTTGCATGGTCCGGGAGAGCCCCAGCCGGACTTTCAGCTTTATGGACGCGAGCATCATGGGATCGAGGGCCTGATGGCCTTGTTCGGCATCGAAAGCCCCGGTCTGACCAGTTCATTGGCCATCGGCGAGGCGGTCGCCACGGCCTTGTCCAAAACGCCTTGAAATCATCGTGCGGTTCATGCATAAGCCGCGCCTCGCGTGGCGGCTCGGCGTTCTTCTTTCGAGGGACTGGGGCCGCCGCTATCGTTTTCGCGCTTGATCAGGCTTCGGCTCTGGGCGGCGCCCGACTTAGAAGATTGAGACGGACATGGCCGTTCCGAAGCGGAAAGTATCCCCCTCGCGTCGCAACATGCGCCGCGCCCACGACGCCTTGAGCTCGAACGTCTATGTCGAGGACAAGGACACCGGCGAGCTGAAGCGCCCGCACCATATCGACCTGAAGACCGGCACCTATCGCGGCCGTCAGGTCATCACGCCGAAGGAAGACTAGTCTTTTTAACGGCCTTCCGGTTCGCCGGACGAAATTCTTTACGGCGCGCGGATCACCGCGCGCCGTTTTCGTGCGTTCAGCACGGCGAAGCTTGCCTGAGGCTGTTGCGGTCCGATTCGTTTTTGTCGCCATTCGCCGCCCGTGAGCGCCGCGGCGACCGAGCGAGCCGATGTCGGCGTCGCAGATCCGACCATCCTGCTGGTCGAAGGCTGTTCCTGAGGCGAACAGCGACGCAGGCATTGGCGATTCGCAGCGAGACGGCTAAACCCCTCGGACTTGTTTTCCGCCTGAGCCAAAGAGCCGAGCCATGACCGACATCGCCGATATCGTCGCCCGCCAGATCCTCGACAGCCGAGGCAATCCGACGGTCGAAGTCGACGTGATTCTGGACGACGGTTCGTTCGGTCGCGCCGCCGTACCGTCGGGCGCCTCGACCGGCGCCCACGAAGCCGTCGAACTGCGCGACGGCGATAAGGATCTTTGGGGCGGCAAGGGCGTGCAGAAGGCGGTCGACGCCGTCAACGGCGAGATCTTCGACGCCCTGTCCGGCATGGACGCCGAGGACCAGCGTCGTCTGGACGAGGCGATGATCGACCTGGACGGCACCCCGAACAAGGCCCGCCTGGGCGCCAACGCCATCCTGGGCGTGTCCCTGGCCGCGGCCAAGGCCAGCGCCATCTCGGCCGGCCTGCCGCTGCACCGCTATATCGGCGGCGTCTCGGCCCGCGTCCTGCCGACCCCGATGATGAACATCATCAACGGCGGCGCCCATGCCGACAATCCGATCGATATCCAGGAGTTCATGATCCTGCCGACCGGGGCCGAGACCTTCACTGACGCCCTGCGCATGGGCACGGAGATCTTCCACGCTCTGAAGAAGCAGTTGAAGGACGCCGGCCACAACACCAACGTCGGCGACGAGGGCGGCTTCGCCCCGAACCTGGCCTCGGCCGAAGAAGCCTTGAGCTTCATCACCAAGGCGGGCCAGGCGGCCGGTTATCTGGCCGGTGAAGACTTCCATCTGGGCCTGGACGTCGCCTCGACCGAGTTCTTCAAGGACGGCAAATACATCATGGCCGGCGAAGGCAAGACCGTCGACGCCGAGGGCATGGCCGCCTATCTGGTGGATCTGTGCGAGCGTTTCCCGATCGTCTCGATCGAAGACGGCATGGCCGAGGATGATTTTGACGGCTGGCGCCTATTGACCGAGCGTCTGGGCGACCGGGTTCAGCTGGTCGGCGACGACCTGTTCGTGACCAATCCTGCGCGTCTGGCCGCCGGCATCGGCGAAGGCCTGGCCAACTCGATCCTGATCAAGGTCAACCAGATCGGCACCCTGTCCGAGACCCTGGACGCGGTCGATATGGCCCACCGCGCCGGCTATACCTCGGTAATGAGCCACCGTTCGGGCGAGACCGAGGATTCGACCATCGCCGACCTGGCCGTCGCCACCAACTGCGGACAGATCAAGACCGGTTCGCTGGCTCGCTCGGACCGGGTGGCGAAATATAACCAGCTGCTGCGCCTGGAAGAGATGCTGGGCGACCAGGCCGTCTATTTCGGCGACGGCATGCTGCTGCGTTAAACCTGTGAATTGTCGGCGAAGAATCAGCGTTCTTCGCCGACTTTCTTAAGGTCAAGCTACATTTCGTTAGGCATTTTCGGGCACAGTTCGTGAACTGTATTTTTCGCGCTCAGAAGGAGCGTTTGTCGTGCCCGAACGGATGAAGCCTTACCGTCTTTCCCTCGCCCTGCTGCTGTTGCTCGCCTATCTCGGCGTGCAGGCTCTGACCGGCGAGCGCGG from Brevundimonas sp. SL130 encodes the following:
- the ygiD gene encoding 4,5-DOPA dioxygenase extradiol: MRQPAVFFGHGSPMNALGGPYGAAWRDLGEALGKPRGVVMISAHWETRGLGVTAQERPETIHDFGGFPRELHEMQYSAPGSPELAARVADLTGAIQTQQWGLDHGTWSVLCHVWPDADVPVVQLSLNRALTARQHYELAKALRPLRDEGIVIAGSGDFVHNLRTWKREDGAEPYAWATGFNEAVKAAFERGDHEALIDWVGLAEDAQLSVPTDEHYLPVLYVAAQQAPGEPVSFFNDRIDGGSISMTGVRVG
- a CDS encoding endonuclease domain-containing protein: MADGLSFTRAKAFRKALTPPEFRLWQALRRNSLGKCKFRRQHPIGPYILDFYCAAAKLAIEVDGAVHNEPAQITHDRRRTAWLHERGVRVVRLSAVSVIRDQAAVVDFIYDLVRSRLAAESPPPDR
- a CDS encoding AMP-binding protein, encoding MRQALDPSLYDTSLIDALIDARARFGDKEILEDQDRHPLTYTGLIRAAFVLGRKIANMTQLGERVAILLPSSMGVVVTFFGLHAHGRVPVMLNFTAGEANLKAAIQASGVKKILTAKRFIDQAKLDDLIVELKTVAEVVWLDDVRKTIGLPDKLYGLVAGAAPKRFRVKTDPDSPGVVLFTSGSFGTPKGVVLSQRNLVANARQAAAHIDLLPEWVMFNPLPTFHCFGLTGGVILPLLQGLKAFQYPSPLHAKQITDLLPQVKASVLFATDTFLNQYGRVAEAEDFSTLKFVVAGAEKVREETRNLFNTKFGGVELLEGYGATEASPVVAVNHPDRNAPGTVGQILPGLDWKLEPVEGIADGGRLFLRGPNVMSGYVTSAEPLEWSPVEDGWLDTGDIVDIDAEGYITIKGRAKRFAKIGGEMVSLTAVEGIAGAVWPDQRHAVVSIPDTRKGEKLVLVTDHAAAEVAPLAEWARLNGAPELIVPKKIVKVAEVPVLGSGKTDYVAIQKMVESA
- the lipA gene encoding lipoyl synthase yields the protein MVTLIDTLQRKPSELRHPEKQNRPESVVLKKPDWLRVKAPGSGQYNATKDIVRSKGLHTVCEEAACPNIGECWSQKHATLMIMGDTCTRACAFCNVKTGLPQPLDPEEPGKVGLAVQQMGLNHVVITSVDRDDVADGGAAHFAEVVRQIRIQAPNTTIEILTPDFLRKDGAAAVMIDAKPDVFNHNLETVPRLYLKIRPGARYFHSLRLLQMVKERDPEQFTKSGIMVGLGETKEEVMQVMDDMRSAGVDFITIGQYLQPTRKHAAIDRFVTPEEFKAYEAIARAKGFLMVSSSPLTRSSHHAGDDFARLKAAREAQLRR
- a CDS encoding type II toxin-antitoxin system RatA family toxin, giving the protein MAVHRVTRILPYAPEQLADLVADVRAYPDFVPWVTTMRVSNQRAEAEGVTVLDAEAGVGFAFLKERFSTWVRHDRNAPKVEVGLLRGPFKHLKNRWEFFPHPDGARLEFMIDFAFKSRMLDMMLSANFDRAVEKLIGCFEAEAQRRYGGR
- a CDS encoding NAD(P)/FAD-dependent oxidoreductase, which codes for MSFDFDATVVGAGAVGLACGRALSKRGLTVLMLEKEGHIGQGVSSRNSEVIHGGLYYPTGSLKAQFCVEGRRALYDFLASHKIDHWKCGKLVVATESDEVERVEAIFEQATANGVEGLAHLTGAQARALEPELKAHAAILSPESGLFDSHGYMLALQGEIEDAGGSVVVSAPFEGAEPLPGGGFTIRVGGEGAMAVTSRLLVTAPGLSAQAVAAAVEGYPAGDIPAGHFGKGIYFRLVGKAPFDRLIYPPPIPGALGTHYRKDLGGQAVFGPDLAYVETEDYSVDPAKADEFATYIRRFWPGLPDGALTPDYAGIRPKLHGPGEPQPDFQLYGREHHGIEGLMALFGIESPGLTSSLAIGEAVATALSKTP
- the rpmF gene encoding 50S ribosomal protein L32, whose product is MAVPKRKVSPSRRNMRRAHDALSSNVYVEDKDTGELKRPHHIDLKTGTYRGRQVITPKED